One genomic segment of Deltaproteobacteria bacterium includes these proteins:
- the rpsL gene encoding 30S ribosomal protein S12, translating into MPTINQLVRKGRLKPRVKTASPALESCPQKRGVCVRVYTTTPKKPNSALRKVARVRLTNGMEVTSYIPGIGHNLQEHSVVLIRGGRVKDLPGVRYHIVRGTLDAVGVADRKQARSKYGAKRPK; encoded by the coding sequence ATGCCGACTATCAATCAGCTCGTACGCAAGGGCAGGCTCAAGCCGAGGGTCAAGACGGCCTCTCCGGCCCTTGAATCATGCCCGCAGAAAAGGGGCGTGTGCGTGAGGGTATATACGACCACACCGAAGAAGCCGAACTCGGCGCTCCGGAAGGTCGCGAGGGTAAGGCTCACGAATGGGATGGAGGTCACCTCTTATATACCCGGAATCGGCCACAACCTCCAGGAGCACTCGGTCGTCCTCATAAGGGGCGGCAGGGTAAAGGACCTCCCGGGCGTGAGGTATCACATAGTAAGAGGCACCCTCGACGCCGTCGGCGTGGCGGACAGGAAGCAGGCCCGCTCCAAGTACGGGGCAAAGAGGCCCAAGTAG
- the rpsG gene encoding 30S ribosomal protein S7, protein MPRKGNVPKRDVLPDPQFGDKVVAKLINKLTEDGKKSKAEGILYGAFSVIEEKTKTEPMKVFKKALDNVKPMLEVKSRRVGGATYQVPVEVRPERKLSLALRWIVNYSRARGEKSMRDKLAAELIDASNNKGGAVKKREDVHKMAEANKAFAHYRW, encoded by the coding sequence ATGCCTCGCAAGGGGAATGTCCCGAAGAGGGACGTGCTGCCGGACCCGCAGTTCGGCGATAAAGTGGTCGCCAAGCTCATAAACAAGCTGACTGAGGACGGCAAGAAGAGCAAGGCCGAGGGCATCCTTTACGGCGCCTTCAGCGTGATTGAGGAAAAGACGAAGACCGAGCCAATGAAGGTCTTCAAGAAGGCCCTTGACAACGTCAAGCCCATGCTCGAGGTAAAGTCGAGAAGGGTGGGCGGCGCGACCTATCAGGTGCCGGTCGAGGTCAGGCCCGAGAGGAAGCTTTCGCTGGCGCTCAGGTGGATAGTCAACTATTCGAGGGCGCGCGGCGAGAAATCGATGAGGGATAAGCTTGCCGCCGAGCTCATCGACGCCTCCAACAACAAGGGCGGCGCGGTTAAGAAGAGGGAGGACGTGCACAAGATGGCCGAGGCCAACAAGGCCTTCGCCCATTATCGCTGGTAG